From bacterium, one genomic window encodes:
- a CDS encoding SDR family NAD(P)-dependent oxidoreductase → MDLGLAGHVALVTGGTRGIGKATCRALASEGCHIGFCARDPREVDETVAEFRAAGARVLGGIADVTVPGALERVIDATAAEFGEIHHLVANVGGTVGQASLESTPEDWTRTFDLNVGHAVRAIRAAVPHMRAPNACSIVIISSISGWKPGPRAQYGAAKAAEIFMAGALARDLAPRRIRINTVSPGSILFPGGGWDRFRLQQSARYEAFVTRDFPWQRLGTAEEVADVVTFVLSERARWINGANIAVDGAQISPSAS, encoded by the coding sequence TTGGATCTCGGATTGGCCGGCCACGTCGCGCTCGTCACCGGAGGCACTCGGGGGATCGGCAAGGCGACTTGCCGCGCCTTGGCCTCCGAGGGCTGTCACATCGGCTTCTGCGCCAGGGACCCGCGCGAGGTGGACGAGACGGTCGCCGAGTTCCGCGCGGCGGGCGCGCGTGTGCTCGGCGGCATCGCGGACGTGACGGTGCCGGGCGCGCTCGAGCGCGTGATCGACGCCACCGCCGCAGAGTTCGGCGAGATTCACCATCTCGTCGCCAACGTCGGCGGCACGGTCGGGCAAGCGTCGCTGGAGTCCACCCCCGAGGACTGGACGCGCACGTTCGACCTCAACGTGGGGCATGCCGTGCGGGCGATTCGGGCGGCGGTGCCGCACATGCGGGCGCCGAATGCATGCAGCATCGTCATCATCTCGTCGATCTCCGGCTGGAAGCCCGGGCCGCGGGCGCAGTACGGCGCCGCCAAAGCCGCCGAGATCTTCATGGCCGGCGCCCTGGCGCGCGACCTCGCGCCGAGGCGCATCCGCATCAACACGGTGAGCCCCGGATCCATCCTGTTCCCCGGCGGCGGCTGGGACCGGTTCCGGCTGCAGCAGAGCGCTCGGTACGAGGCCTTCGTCACGCGGGACTTTCCATGGCAGCGACTCGGCACCGCGGAGGAGGTCGCCGACGTCGTGACGTTCGTCCTCTCGGAACGCGCGCGCTGGATCAACGGCGCCAACATCGCCGTGGACGGAGCGCAGATCAGCCCGAGCGCGTCGTAA
- a CDS encoding class I SAM-dependent methyltransferase, producing MRPIDVATAETLAFVRQVFPLLPFRALEVGCGPGDLATRLLADGVDLTALDASAEAVRLARAAGVPAVHADFFAYRDEPYDVLLFTRSLHHMGSLPDAMATALRLLRPGGWLIVDEFARERADRRTAAWFYDTRALLSAAGVLSASGGDHGTAQDPPDVDASARDPLERWRAEHGGDPGHPRHDARAMRAEIARRFEIVEAQDVPYLYRALIRVIEQTARGYDVACRLLEMEQRSIAAGWLVPTGVRWAARLTTRSG from the coding sequence ATGCGGCCCATTGACGTCGCGACCGCGGAAACGCTGGCGTTCGTGCGGCAGGTCTTTCCCTTACTACCTTTTCGCGCGCTCGAGGTGGGCTGCGGTCCGGGGGACCTGGCCACGCGTCTCTTGGCGGACGGCGTTGACCTGACCGCGCTCGACGCGTCGGCGGAGGCGGTGCGGCTGGCCCGGGCCGCCGGCGTGCCGGCGGTGCACGCGGACTTCTTCGCGTATCGCGACGAGCCGTACGACGTGCTCCTGTTCACGCGGTCCCTGCATCACATGGGGTCGCTGCCGGACGCGATGGCGACCGCACTGAGGTTGCTCCGGCCGGGCGGATGGCTGATCGTCGACGAATTTGCGCGCGAGCGGGCGGACCGGCGGACCGCGGCGTGGTTCTACGACACGCGCGCGCTGCTATCCGCCGCCGGGGTGTTGTCCGCGTCCGGCGGCGACCACGGGACGGCGCAGGACCCACCAGACGTCGATGCCTCCGCGCGCGACCCGCTCGAGCGGTGGCGCGCCGAGCATGGGGGCGATCCCGGTCACCCGCGCCACGACGCCCGGGCGATGCGGGCCGAAATCGCGCGCCGGTTCGAGATCGTCGAGGCCCAGGACGTGCCCTATCTGTATCGGGCGCTCATCCGGGTGATCGAGCAGACCGCGCGCGGATACGACGTCGCGTGCCGCCTCTTGGAGATGGAGCAGCGAAGCATCGCCGCCGGGTGGCTCGTCCCCACGGGCGTCAGGTGGGCCGCCAGGCTTACGACGCGCTCGGGCTGA
- a CDS encoding carbohydrate kinase, translating into MPGLSDGVETARMGASFATIGEMLVDFTPLVDCGTTVGYRMHPGGSPRNVAVGLARCGARAEFVGAASTDVFGRFLIAHLEREGVGTRFLVRSPAPSTLAFVAAERDGPSFSFYRTGVADTLLTVADLPPALDELDVLHFGSISLLAPPTSETVLALADRLHGRRLLSFDPNIRPSLIDDPDAYRRVLARAVRAADVVKLSEADLAWWMPGIASEEGAERLRAVGPALVVVTLGGRGCYARAPQCELRVPAPRVEIVDTVGAGDAFSSGLLLRLWERGLASRGALEQVDAAAVEDVLRFAAAAAALTCTKAGADPPRRSEIEQVLRPGVGHAAH; encoded by the coding sequence GTGCCCGGACTGTCGGACGGCGTCGAGACGGCGCGCATGGGCGCGTCGTTCGCGACGATCGGCGAGATGCTCGTCGACTTCACGCCGCTCGTTGACTGCGGCACGACCGTCGGGTATCGTATGCACCCCGGCGGGTCTCCCCGCAACGTCGCGGTCGGCCTCGCCCGGTGCGGCGCGCGGGCCGAGTTCGTCGGCGCCGCGTCCACCGATGTCTTCGGACGGTTCCTCATTGCGCACCTTGAGCGGGAGGGCGTCGGCACGCGCTTCCTCGTCCGGTCCCCGGCCCCGAGCACGCTCGCGTTTGTCGCGGCCGAGCGGGACGGCCCGTCCTTCTCGTTCTACCGCACGGGCGTCGCGGACACGCTGCTCACCGTGGCCGACCTGCCGCCGGCGCTCGACGAACTGGACGTGCTGCATTTCGGCTCGATCAGTTTGCTCGCCCCGCCGACGTCCGAGACGGTGCTGGCGCTCGCCGATCGTCTCCACGGCCGCCGCCTGTTGTCCTTCGATCCCAACATCCGCCCGAGCCTGATCGACGATCCCGACGCCTACCGGCGGGTGCTCGCACGAGCCGTCCGCGCGGCCGACGTCGTCAAGCTCAGCGAGGCGGACCTCGCCTGGTGGATGCCGGGGATCGCGAGTGAGGAGGGGGCGGAGCGGCTGCGCGCCGTCGGTCCCGCGCTCGTTGTCGTCACGCTCGGCGGCCGCGGCTGCTACGCGCGGGCGCCGCAATGCGAGCTGCGCGTCCCCGCCCCGCGGGTGGAGATCGTGGACACGGTGGGAGCCGGCGACGCGTTTTCGTCTGGGCTGCTACTGCGCCTGTGGGAACGTGGGCTCGCGTCACGGGGCGCGCTCGAGCAGGTGGACGCGGCGGCAGTTGAAGACGTGTTGCGGTTTGCGGCCGCGGCGGCGGCGCTGACTTGCACCAAGGCGGGGGCCGACCCGCCGCGGCGGAGCGAGATCGAACAGGTGCTTCGGCCGGGCGTAGGGCATGCGGCCCATTGA
- a CDS encoding MBL fold metallo-hydrolase: MSEAPGQARSIAREIRDTVVPQGAVALWWLGQSSVIAKAAGKVVGFDLFLTGDGLTGRSRRAYDAPVRPDELDMMDVVLCSHEHLDHLDPATLRGIAQASPETQFVVPQVCVGLARGAGVDEGRVHPSWAGRPMDIRGVRIVPIRAAHEAFDLAEQGHRWQGFIVTLGGVPLCHTGDTVMYDGLAEELRRHRVALLLAPINGRDYQRTRAGIIGNLGYREAAELAVEARVNLVIPLHYDLLPPNVERPGCFVDYLYERFPTQPSKVMARGERFFFLP; this comes from the coding sequence ATGTCGGAGGCGCCGGGGCAGGCGCGGAGCATCGCTCGGGAGATCCGCGACACGGTCGTCCCGCAGGGCGCGGTTGCGCTCTGGTGGCTCGGTCAGTCGAGCGTCATCGCCAAGGCCGCAGGCAAGGTGGTGGGGTTCGACCTGTTTCTGACCGGGGACGGCCTTACGGGGCGGTCGCGTCGCGCATACGACGCGCCGGTGAGGCCCGACGAACTGGATATGATGGACGTGGTGCTCTGCTCGCATGAGCACCTCGACCATCTCGACCCGGCGACGCTCCGCGGCATCGCGCAGGCGTCACCCGAGACCCAGTTCGTCGTGCCGCAGGTCTGCGTGGGACTCGCGCGCGGGGCCGGCGTGGATGAAGGGCGCGTCCATCCGTCGTGGGCGGGTCGTCCGATGGACATCCGCGGCGTTCGCATCGTCCCCATCAGAGCGGCGCACGAGGCGTTCGACCTCGCGGAGCAGGGTCACCGCTGGCAGGGATTCATCGTGACCCTCGGGGGCGTGCCCTTGTGTCATACTGGCGACACCGTGATGTACGACGGCCTGGCCGAGGAATTGCGCCGTCACCGGGTCGCGCTGTTGCTCGCGCCGATCAACGGCCGGGACTATCAGCGGACACGCGCCGGCATCATCGGCAACCTGGGCTACCGGGAGGCGGCGGAGCTCGCCGTGGAAGCGCGGGTCAACTTGGTCATTCCGCTGCACTACGACTTGCTGCCCCCGAACGTGGAGCGCCCGGGATGCTTCGTCGACTACCTCTATGAACGTTTCCCGACGCAGCCGAGCAAGGTCATGGCGAGAGGGGAGCGCTTCTTCTTCCTTCCCTGA
- a CDS encoding glucose 1-dehydrogenase, which translates to MGALDGRRALVTGAGIAIGQGIALELARQGAAVAVHYAHSAREAGETVDAIARSGGTAVAVHGDLGQVGDCFAVVDEAARAFGGLDILVNNGGVTRTDEFLRTTEALYNEVFNVNMRGYFFCAQRAVQHMPEHGGVIVNISSVHGFAGSARHTAYAATKGAINAFTRQLAIELAPRRVRVNAVGPGLIEVPRYAAMPGYTTEFGNTLVPWGRVGRPHDVATFVAFLVSDAADFVTGQVVYVDGGTTARMGLWWEHGGTPR; encoded by the coding sequence ATGGGGGCACTCGATGGACGACGGGCGCTCGTGACCGGGGCCGGCATCGCCATCGGGCAAGGGATTGCGCTCGAGCTCGCGCGCCAGGGCGCCGCGGTGGCCGTGCACTACGCGCATTCCGCGCGGGAAGCTGGTGAGACGGTCGATGCGATCGCGCGGTCGGGCGGCACGGCCGTCGCCGTTCACGGCGATCTTGGGCAGGTGGGCGATTGCTTCGCCGTCGTCGACGAGGCCGCCCGCGCGTTCGGCGGGCTGGACATCTTGGTCAACAACGGCGGGGTCACCCGCACCGACGAGTTCCTCCGGACCACCGAGGCCTTGTACAACGAAGTCTTCAACGTCAACATGCGCGGGTACTTTTTCTGCGCCCAGCGCGCCGTGCAGCACATGCCAGAGCACGGCGGCGTCATCGTGAACATCTCTTCGGTCCACGGGTTCGCGGGGTCTGCACGGCACACCGCGTACGCGGCGACGAAGGGGGCGATCAACGCGTTCACCCGGCAGCTCGCCATCGAGCTGGCGCCGCGGCGCGTGCGGGTCAACGCGGTGGGACCGGGGCTCATCGAGGTGCCCCGGTACGCTGCGATGCCCGGGTACACGACCGAGTTCGGCAACACGCTCGTGCCGTGGGGCCGGGTCGGCCGCCCGCACGACGTGGCCACGTTCGTCGCGTTTCTCGTGTCTGACGCGGCCGACTTCGTGACGGGGCAGGTTGTGTACGTGGACGGCGGGACGACGGCCCGCATGGGGTTGTGGTGGGAACATGGAGGAACGCCGCGGTAA
- a CDS encoding NAD(P)-dependent oxidoreductase yields MRLPQRARRSASDTRGVRMNRPRIGFIGLGKMGAPMARRLLDAQYRVAAYDVRADAMTAAARAGAERGSSPADVAGRADIVLTMLPDGRAVEAVVYGNDGLGAAMRSGQDLIEMTSSSPRVTRRVAADLGRQGVEVLDAPVSGGVRGAVDGTLCVMAGGPAALLDRCRPILEHFGRDIVHVGDAAGDGDTAKTINNLLSATTVWSTAEAVALGVKAGLSPDRLVAAVNHSTGRSYTTEVKFPRYILPREFSAGFTVAQYLKDLDICLDLADDLGVPMLLGSLVRQAWRIAVRDGMGDADHTALIELLERWAGEHAPA; encoded by the coding sequence CTGCGGCTCCCACAGCGAGCACGACGGTCGGCTTCCGATACCCGGGGTGTGCGTATGAACCGTCCGCGAATCGGCTTCATCGGATTGGGCAAGATGGGCGCGCCGATGGCGCGCCGGCTGCTCGACGCGCAGTACCGCGTCGCGGCGTACGACGTGCGCGCGGACGCGATGACGGCCGCGGCGCGCGCGGGCGCCGAACGCGGCAGCAGCCCCGCGGACGTCGCCGGGCGCGCGGACATCGTCCTCACGATGCTGCCGGACGGCCGCGCGGTCGAAGCGGTGGTGTACGGAAACGACGGGCTGGGCGCCGCCATGCGATCCGGACAGGACCTGATCGAGATGACCTCGTCATCGCCCCGCGTGACCCGCCGCGTCGCGGCGGACCTCGGTCGGCAGGGCGTCGAGGTCCTCGACGCGCCGGTGTCAGGCGGCGTGCGCGGCGCCGTCGACGGCACGCTCTGCGTCATGGCCGGCGGCCCGGCCGCGCTCCTCGATCGGTGCCGGCCAATCTTGGAACACTTCGGCCGCGACATCGTCCACGTGGGCGACGCGGCGGGCGACGGCGACACCGCGAAGACGATCAACAACCTCTTGTCCGCGACGACGGTGTGGAGCACGGCCGAGGCCGTCGCCCTCGGCGTCAAGGCGGGGCTGTCGCCGGACCGGCTCGTCGCGGCCGTGAATCACTCGACGGGCCGCAGTTACACCACCGAGGTGAAGTTCCCCCGCTACATCCTGCCCCGCGAGTTCTCGGCCGGCTTCACGGTGGCGCAGTATCTCAAGGACCTCGACATCTGCCTGGATCTCGCCGACGACCTAGGCGTGCCGATGTTGTTGGGATCGCTCGTGCGCCAAGCGTGGCGGATCGCCGTGCGGGACGGCATGGGCGATGCGGACCATACCGCGCTGATCGAGCTGCTGGAGCGCTGGGCCGGGGAGCACGCGCCCGCGTAG
- a CDS encoding Xaa-Pro peptidase family protein, with amino-acid sequence MSHHPFLAGQHEHQPRRVYSTSGTDWQGRVNFDRLRRERLARARAMMEKHDLGALILFVGENVRYVTGVYQGNWKNNIFIRYAVLPRGKDPVLFETVGSDMICAQIDAPWLSEVRPAITWKWSEGAEAEMATRMATSITDVLREAGVQKEKIGIDIMDMVAYQALTKQGLNIVNGWPAMSQARVIKTVDELECHKIAAAHGDAAMWMAKHEWAKPGVREAEVCAKVNEYLYRSGFDFVYDIIVASGGNTSPYRRWHTDKIIRQGDLMIMDINAVGPGGYFIDFVRCWKVAAQPTQKEQDLYKECYDSLYAAIHAVRAGATSADVAKHFPEYDDDKYGSVSLQQFAHSIGLSLYEGMWISRAYSLKYPAELKPNMYFAIETFAGHSGLEQTVRLEENLVVTDKGYELFTLCEHDEDMQRT; translated from the coding sequence ATGAGTCATCACCCGTTTCTTGCAGGGCAGCACGAGCATCAGCCGCGGCGGGTGTACAGCACGTCGGGAACGGATTGGCAGGGCCGGGTGAACTTCGACCGGCTGCGGCGGGAGCGGTTGGCGCGGGCGCGGGCGATGATGGAGAAGCACGATCTGGGGGCGCTGATCCTGTTCGTCGGCGAGAACGTCCGGTACGTCACCGGCGTCTACCAGGGCAACTGGAAGAACAACATCTTCATCCGCTACGCGGTGTTGCCGCGCGGCAAGGATCCGGTCCTCTTTGAGACCGTCGGCAGCGACATGATCTGTGCACAGATCGACGCGCCGTGGCTGTCTGAGGTGCGGCCGGCGATCACCTGGAAGTGGTCGGAGGGCGCGGAGGCGGAGATGGCGACGCGGATGGCCACGTCGATCACGGACGTGCTGCGCGAGGCCGGCGTGCAGAAGGAAAAGATCGGCATCGACATCATGGACATGGTCGCGTATCAGGCGCTGACGAAGCAAGGATTGAACATCGTGAACGGCTGGCCGGCGATGTCCCAGGCGCGCGTCATCAAGACCGTGGACGAGCTGGAGTGCCACAAGATCGCCGCCGCCCATGGCGACGCGGCGATGTGGATGGCCAAACACGAGTGGGCCAAACCGGGCGTGCGCGAGGCCGAGGTGTGCGCCAAGGTCAACGAATACCTGTATCGCAGCGGGTTTGACTTCGTCTACGATATCATCGTCGCGTCGGGCGGCAACACGAGTCCGTACCGCCGGTGGCACACCGACAAGATCATCCGGCAGGGCGATCTCATGATCATGGACATCAACGCGGTGGGGCCGGGCGGGTACTTCATTGACTTTGTGCGGTGCTGGAAAGTGGCGGCCCAGCCGACGCAAAAGGAACAGGACTTGTACAAAGAGTGCTACGATTCGCTGTACGCGGCGATTCACGCCGTCCGGGCGGGGGCGACGAGCGCGGACGTGGCGAAGCACTTCCCAGAGTACGACGACGACAAGTACGGCAGCGTGTCGCTGCAGCAGTTCGCGCACAGCATCGGGCTGAGCTTGTACGAGGGGATGTGGATTTCCCGGGCGTATTCGCTCAAGTACCCAGCGGAGCTCAAGCCGAACATGTACTTCGCCATCGAGACCTTCGCCGGGCACTCCGGCCTCGAACAGACGGTGCGTCTCGAGGAGAACCTGGTGGTTACCGACAAGGGGTACGAGCTGTTCACGCTCTGCGAGCACGATGAGGACATGCAGCGCACGTAG
- a CDS encoding Xaa-Pro peptidase family protein, whose translation MAAEEGTRRAREETWSRGAGIADYETRVDIARLHSGRTGHARRALADAQLDAVLVWKEENVRYLTSLRPQVIAGKNGVLNGALFTRDGRAILFVSGGDRDRAEATMPWIGEFHTIPIVEEPGLVRHVATEIIAPVLNRHGLRTGTIGIDLAGKLLMDGLAETCPRVRWVDGDAAMQAARRVKTTEELAIIEEATAIAEAVTATAVAHVGAGVRECEVAGEALRTLYRLGGEYPHVTTPFVASGERMAPPTRLATDKLIRDGDLVFIDIGAMWNGYFGDIGRTVVCGAPGAEQRRVYRAVWDALHAGIDVMRPGATTLDVAAAIRERAAAHGLADRLLSLFIGHGIGCGSNEPPYVGEAIPGAASVVLEPGMVFALEPLIWVPGVPGGGGVRLEDMVAVTDTGARRISRSPYCEALLQ comes from the coding sequence ATGGCCGCTGAGGAGGGCACCCGCCGGGCGCGGGAGGAGACGTGGTCGCGCGGCGCGGGCATCGCCGATTATGAGACCCGCGTCGACATTGCCCGGCTGCACTCGGGACGCACGGGGCACGCGCGTCGCGCGCTGGCCGACGCCCAGCTCGACGCCGTGCTCGTCTGGAAAGAGGAGAACGTCCGATACCTGACGAGTCTGCGCCCCCAGGTCATCGCGGGCAAGAACGGCGTGTTGAACGGCGCGCTGTTCACGCGCGACGGGCGCGCGATCCTGTTCGTCTCGGGGGGCGACCGAGACCGCGCGGAGGCGACGATGCCGTGGATCGGAGAGTTTCACACGATCCCGATCGTCGAGGAACCGGGGCTGGTGCGCCACGTAGCGACCGAGATCATCGCCCCCGTGCTCAATCGGCACGGCCTGCGGACCGGCACGATCGGGATCGATCTCGCCGGCAAGTTGCTCATGGACGGCCTCGCGGAGACGTGCCCCCGCGTCCGTTGGGTCGACGGCGACGCGGCGATGCAGGCGGCGCGCCGCGTGAAGACGACTGAGGAACTGGCCATCATCGAGGAAGCGACCGCCATCGCCGAGGCGGTGACGGCGACGGCGGTCGCCCACGTGGGCGCCGGGGTGCGGGAGTGCGAGGTCGCCGGGGAGGCCCTGCGGACGCTGTATCGCCTCGGGGGCGAGTATCCCCATGTGACGACCCCGTTTGTCGCGAGCGGCGAACGCATGGCGCCGCCCACCCGGCTGGCAACGGACAAGCTGATCCGGGACGGCGATCTGGTGTTCATCGACATCGGCGCGATGTGGAACGGGTACTTCGGCGACATCGGCCGGACGGTCGTCTGCGGCGCGCCGGGGGCCGAGCAGCGCCGAGTCTACCGCGCGGTGTGGGACGCCCTCCACGCTGGGATCGACGTGATGCGCCCCGGGGCGACGACCTTGGACGTGGCCGCGGCGATCCGCGAGCGCGCCGCCGCGCACGGTCTCGCGGATCGCCTGCTCAGCCTGTTCATCGGGCACGGAATCGGGTGCGGCTCGAACGAGCCGCCCTACGTGGGAGAAGCGATCCCCGGGGCGGCGTCGGTCGTGCTCGAACCGGGGATGGTGTTTGCGCTCGAGCCCCTGATCTGGGTGCCGGGCGTGCCCGGGGGCGGCGGCGTCCGCCTGGAGGACATGGTGGCGGTGACCGACACCGGGGCGAGGCGAATCTCCCGCAGCCCGTACTGCGAAGCGCTGCTGCAATGA
- a CDS encoding D-glycerate dehydrogenase produces the protein MTRPRVYLTQPIPEAALRRLREVADVALNEDPLHQPTPDELSAGVRDSDVLFCLLHDKIDARVLANGPGLRLVASMAITPANVDVAAATARRIPVTAIPPLVTEATADVAMALVLAVARRVVEADRLVRSGIFPGGQSQVLVGGAVHGKTLGIVGLGEIGRAVARRARGFGMRILYMKRTRLSPAEERELGVEWTSLPDLLRDADFVSVHATQTPQTHHLIGARELRSMKPTAYLVNTSRGPLVDEAALVTALREGWIAGAGLDVYEHEPRVSSGLLELTNVVLLPHVGSAERDTREVIAGVVVDNISAFLRGERPPNVVNPEVYDA, from the coding sequence ATGACGCGTCCACGCGTCTACCTAACGCAGCCGATCCCGGAAGCGGCGCTGCGGCGACTTCGGGAGGTGGCCGACGTCGCCCTGAACGAGGACCCGCTGCACCAACCTACGCCCGACGAGCTCTCCGCGGGTGTCCGCGACAGCGACGTGCTGTTCTGCTTGCTCCACGACAAGATCGACGCCCGCGTGCTGGCCAACGGCCCGGGGCTCAGGCTCGTCGCGTCGATGGCGATTACTCCCGCGAACGTCGATGTGGCCGCGGCCACCGCGCGACGGATCCCGGTGACGGCGATTCCGCCGCTGGTCACGGAGGCCACCGCCGACGTGGCGATGGCCCTCGTGCTGGCGGTGGCGCGTCGCGTCGTCGAGGCGGACCGGCTGGTACGGTCCGGGATCTTTCCCGGGGGGCAGTCCCAGGTTCTCGTCGGCGGGGCGGTGCACGGGAAGACGCTCGGGATCGTCGGTCTCGGCGAGATCGGGCGCGCCGTGGCGCGCCGCGCCCGAGGCTTCGGCATGCGGATCCTGTACATGAAGCGGACGCGGTTGTCCCCCGCCGAGGAGCGAGAACTCGGCGTCGAGTGGACATCGCTTCCGGACCTGCTGCGCGACGCCGATTTTGTATCGGTACACGCGACGCAGACGCCGCAGACACACCACCTGATCGGCGCCCGTGAACTCCGGTCGATGAAGCCCACGGCGTACCTGGTGAATACGTCCCGGGGCCCGTTGGTCGATGAGGCGGCGCTCGTCACGGCGCTTCGGGAAGGGTGGATCGCCGGGGCCGGCCTGGACGTCTACGAGCACGAGCCGCGCGTCTCGTCCGGCCTGCTGGAGCTGACGAATGTGGTGCTCCTGCCGCACGTCGGCAGCGCCGAGCGGGACACCCGGGAGGTCATCGCCGGGGTCGTCGTCGACAACATCTCTGCGTTCCTGCGCGGCGAGCGCCCGCCGAACGTGGTCAACCCGGAAGTGTACGACGCATGA
- the speB gene encoding agmatinase, giving the protein MTSHFEPPNAFRSPRFSQLATFMRLPHIRDPHGLNVGILGIPFDGGTSYRSGARFGPREIRVHSALIRPYHPVLRVSPFERLRVADCGDVDVNPMDILDTYGRIEAAVGEMLGAGAVPACVGGDHSISLAIMRAVARVHGPVAFVHFDSHQDMWDEYFGNRYFHGTPFRRAQEEGLYDTKATVQIGIRGPVYGPEDFAFGQTHGVTVFRAEEIHRRGVEPALEAVRRLKGRKVYVSFDIDSVDPAFAPGTGTPEVGGFSSAQALELLRGLSGLDIAAFDVVEVAPAYDHAGITAMLAANVLFELLSVIAQRAATP; this is encoded by the coding sequence GTGACCAGCCACTTCGAGCCCCCAAACGCGTTTCGCTCTCCGCGATTCTCGCAACTCGCGACCTTCATGCGGTTGCCGCACATCCGGGACCCGCACGGGTTGAACGTCGGCATTCTGGGGATTCCGTTCGACGGCGGGACGAGCTATCGTTCGGGTGCGCGGTTCGGCCCGCGGGAGATTCGCGTCCACTCCGCGCTGATCCGCCCGTACCATCCGGTGTTGCGGGTGTCGCCGTTTGAGCGGCTGCGGGTCGCGGACTGCGGCGATGTGGACGTGAATCCGATGGACATCCTCGATACGTACGGGCGCATTGAGGCGGCGGTGGGCGAGATGCTGGGCGCCGGGGCCGTGCCGGCGTGCGTCGGTGGAGATCACTCGATCTCGCTGGCGATCATGCGGGCCGTCGCCCGGGTGCACGGACCCGTGGCGTTCGTGCACTTCGACAGCCACCAGGACATGTGGGACGAATATTTCGGCAATCGCTACTTCCACGGCACCCCGTTCCGGCGGGCCCAGGAGGAGGGCCTGTACGACACCAAGGCGACCGTGCAGATCGGGATCCGGGGGCCGGTGTACGGGCCGGAGGACTTTGCGTTCGGACAGACGCATGGGGTGACGGTGTTCCGGGCGGAGGAAATCCACCGCCGTGGGGTCGAGCCCGCCCTCGAGGCGGTGCGCCGGCTTAAGGGGCGGAAGGTGTACGTGTCGTTCGATATCGACTCGGTGGACCCGGCGTTCGCTCCCGGAACCGGCACGCCCGAGGTGGGCGGCTTCTCGAGTGCGCAGGCGCTCGAGCTCCTGCGCGGCCTGAGCGGCCTCGACATTGCCGCCTTCGACGTCGTCGAAGTGGCGCCCGCGTACGACCATGCGGGCATCACCGCGATGCTGGCCGCGAACGTGCTGTTCGAGTTGCTCTCCGTGATCGCGCAGCGGGCGGCGACGCCGTGA